Proteins encoded by one window of Chromobacterium violaceum ATCC 12472:
- a CDS encoding AMP-dependent synthetase/ligase: MKLERVFDILSHQLANHPRPDCLSAKSGKAWRQLSTAEVRDTVNRVSLGLMEMGIQRGDKVAIAADNSIEWVLADIALQQIGAVSVPLYPTITLDDARYILAHAEVKLAFAGSAALQRKLHEALGRLSCPIYGLADIDGAPSWREIAERARPERMAELDALRDAVRADDVYTIIYTSGTTGRSKGVMLSHRNVLSTVVATAAFTGLPQGRCRALSFLPLSHIFERAGVFYYLYSGTGIYFASVECLSSALADVKPHTFSSVPRVLEKVHEKLVGKARDLTGAKRRIYQWALARAENFDPNRRRSPLDAIQHALADKLVYSKWRAAMGGELISINVGSAALQPRLARMFWAAGIAVAEGYGMTESSPVISANPFTARGVRIGSVGLPLPGVEVRLADDGEILVRGDNVMSGYYKEPEQTSDALRDGWLHTGDIGVLEDGYLRITDRKKEMFKTSNGKYIAPQALENKLKESAFIDQIMVVGDGQKYAAALIVPLFEKLKEWCAEHGISYTTDCEMSRHPKVVELIDREVKRFNRYFGSWEHIKKFSLLDKPWCVDAGELAPTLKLRRKVITERCRALIDGMYGMPEPA, from the coding sequence ATGAAGCTAGAACGCGTTTTTGACATCCTGTCCCACCAGCTGGCCAACCATCCGCGCCCGGACTGCCTGTCGGCGAAATCCGGCAAGGCCTGGCGGCAATTGTCGACGGCCGAGGTCCGGGACACCGTCAACCGCGTCAGCCTGGGCCTGATGGAAATGGGCATCCAGCGCGGCGACAAGGTGGCCATCGCCGCCGACAACAGCATCGAATGGGTGCTGGCGGATATCGCGCTGCAACAAATCGGCGCGGTCAGCGTGCCGCTGTACCCCACCATCACCCTCGATGATGCACGCTATATCCTGGCGCATGCCGAGGTCAAGCTCGCTTTCGCCGGCAGTGCTGCATTGCAACGAAAACTGCACGAGGCATTGGGCAGGCTGTCCTGCCCGATCTACGGCCTGGCCGACATCGACGGCGCGCCGTCCTGGCGCGAGATCGCCGAGCGCGCGCGGCCGGAACGGATGGCCGAGCTGGACGCGCTGCGCGACGCGGTGCGCGCCGACGACGTCTATACCATCATTTACACCTCCGGCACCACCGGCCGCTCCAAGGGCGTGATGCTGAGCCACCGCAACGTGCTGAGCACCGTGGTGGCCACCGCCGCCTTCACCGGCCTGCCGCAGGGCCGCTGCCGCGCGCTGAGCTTCCTGCCGCTGTCGCACATCTTCGAGCGCGCCGGCGTGTTCTACTACCTGTACAGCGGCACCGGCATCTACTTCGCCAGCGTGGAATGCCTGTCGTCGGCGCTGGCCGACGTGAAGCCGCATACCTTCAGCTCCGTGCCGCGCGTGCTGGAGAAGGTGCACGAGAAGCTGGTGGGCAAGGCGCGCGACCTGACCGGCGCCAAGCGCCGCATCTATCAATGGGCGCTGGCCCGCGCCGAAAACTTCGACCCCAACCGCCGCCGCTCTCCGCTGGACGCGATCCAGCACGCGCTGGCCGACAAGCTGGTGTACAGCAAATGGCGCGCGGCGATGGGCGGCGAGCTGATCTCCATCAATGTCGGCTCCGCCGCGCTGCAGCCGCGGCTGGCGCGCATGTTCTGGGCCGCCGGCATCGCCGTGGCCGAGGGCTACGGCATGACCGAGAGCTCGCCGGTGATCTCAGCCAATCCGTTCACCGCCCGCGGCGTGCGCATCGGCAGCGTCGGCCTGCCCCTGCCCGGCGTGGAAGTGCGCCTGGCCGACGATGGCGAGATCCTGGTGCGCGGCGACAACGTGATGTCCGGCTACTACAAGGAGCCGGAACAGACCTCGGACGCGCTGCGCGACGGCTGGCTGCACACCGGCGACATCGGCGTGCTGGAGGACGGCTACCTGCGCATCACCGACCGCAAGAAGGAAATGTTCAAGACCAGCAACGGCAAGTACATCGCGCCGCAGGCGCTGGAGAACAAGCTGAAGGAATCGGCCTTCATCGACCAGATCATGGTGGTGGGCGACGGCCAGAAGTACGCGGCCGCGCTGATCGTGCCGCTGTTCGAGAAGCTGAAGGAATGGTGCGCCGAGCACGGCATCTCCTACACCACCGACTGCGAAATGAGCCGCCATCCCAAGGTGGTGGAGCTGATCGACCGCGAGGTGAAGCGCTTCAACCGCTATTTCGGCAGCTGGGAGCACATCAAGAAGTTCTCGCTGCTGGACAAGCCGTGGTGCGTGGACGCCGGCGAGCTGGCGCCCACCTTGAAGCTGCGCCGCAAGGTGATCACCGAGCGCTGCCGCGCCTTGATAGACGGCATGTACGGCATGCCGGAGCCGGCGTAA
- a CDS encoding amino acid ABC transporter permease has product MGEWMALFEAALPVLLQGAAHTLLFALVAMVLGLALGFAVAMVRVAKLPVLSQLAAFYVSAMRGTPLLVQIFVIYYGLPGVGLELDPVPAGVLALTLNVAAYLSESLRGGIAGVAKGQWDAAFSLGFTWWQTMRHIIAPQALRLSVPSLSNSLISLIKDTSLVSVITVTELMLATKEVIAQTFQPLPLYLAAAAIYWLLSALFERLQRHVENRLNLAHQR; this is encoded by the coding sequence ATGGGCGAGTGGATGGCTCTGTTCGAGGCGGCGCTGCCGGTGCTGCTGCAGGGCGCGGCGCATACGCTGCTGTTCGCGCTGGTGGCGATGGTGCTGGGCCTGGCGCTGGGTTTCGCGGTGGCGATGGTGCGGGTGGCGAAGCTGCCGGTCTTGTCGCAGCTGGCGGCGTTCTACGTCAGCGCGATGCGCGGCACGCCGCTCTTGGTGCAGATTTTCGTCATCTATTACGGCCTGCCCGGCGTCGGCCTGGAACTGGACCCGGTGCCGGCCGGCGTGCTGGCCCTGACGCTGAACGTGGCGGCCTACCTGTCGGAAAGCCTGCGCGGCGGCATCGCCGGCGTGGCCAAGGGGCAGTGGGACGCGGCGTTCTCGCTGGGCTTCACCTGGTGGCAGACGATGCGCCACATCATCGCGCCGCAGGCGCTGCGGCTGTCGGTGCCCAGCCTGTCCAATAGCCTGATCTCGCTGATCAAGGACACCTCGCTGGTGTCGGTGATCACCGTCACCGAGCTGATGCTGGCGACGAAAGAGGTGATCGCCCAGACCTTCCAGCCGCTGCCGCTGTACCTGGCCGCCGCCGCCATCTATTGGCTGCTCAGCGCCTTGTTCGAGCGCTTGCAGCGCCACGTGGAAAACCGGCTCAACCTGGCGCACCAGCGCTGA
- a CDS encoding transporter substrate-binding domain-containing protein gives MKKWKAVLLLTAVGSHAFAADLLDTVKQRGALKIALEGTYPPFNFKDAKQQLTGFDVEIATEIARRMKVKPEFVTAEWSGLLAGLQSGKFDIVVNQVGVTAQRQAVFDFSQPYTYSSAQLIVRKNESRDFKNLADLKGKKLGVGQGSNYADMAKAAAGVQVKTYPGAPEYLQDLATGRLDAALNDSLLIPFAIKQAKLPLKAGAPVGEVAAMAIPFAKGNPQFKSEIDKALGGMKADGTFRKISVKWFGIDVSKAPAAAKK, from the coding sequence ATGAAGAAATGGAAGGCCGTACTATTGTTGACAGCCGTGGGCAGCCATGCCTTCGCGGCGGACCTGTTGGACACGGTCAAACAGCGTGGCGCGCTGAAGATCGCGCTGGAGGGTACCTACCCGCCGTTCAACTTCAAGGACGCGAAGCAGCAGTTGACCGGTTTCGACGTCGAGATCGCCACCGAGATCGCGCGCCGGATGAAAGTGAAACCTGAATTCGTTACCGCCGAGTGGAGCGGGCTGCTGGCCGGCCTGCAGAGCGGCAAATTCGACATCGTGGTCAACCAGGTCGGCGTGACCGCGCAGCGCCAGGCGGTGTTCGATTTCAGCCAGCCGTACACCTACTCCAGCGCCCAGCTGATCGTGCGCAAGAATGAAAGTCGCGACTTCAAGAACCTGGCCGACCTGAAGGGCAAAAAGCTCGGCGTCGGCCAGGGCAGCAACTACGCCGACATGGCCAAGGCGGCTGCCGGCGTGCAGGTGAAGACTTACCCCGGCGCGCCGGAATACCTGCAGGATCTGGCCACCGGCCGGCTGGACGCGGCGCTGAACGACAGCCTGCTGATTCCGTTCGCGATCAAGCAGGCCAAGCTGCCGCTGAAGGCCGGCGCCCCGGTGGGCGAGGTGGCGGCGATGGCGATTCCGTTCGCCAAGGGCAATCCGCAATTCAAATCCGAAATCGACAAGGCCTTGGGCGGCATGAAGGCCGACGGCACCTTCCGGAAAATTTCCGTGAAGTGGTTCGGCATCGACGTGTCCAAGGCGCCTGCCGCGGCGAAGAAATAA
- a CDS encoding Wzz/FepE/Etk N-terminal domain-containing protein: MIAFLVWVDNGECILERQSAPDELNLFDIILVAKEQWRLLLAVPLLLAVLAAGISLAMPDQYTAKALVNIPAPVGAAGGVNIVQSTSLLEQAVEKFQLQRYYAVEDNRSALLALSNVVKTTAGKDGLLEISATDRNAEQAARLGNYLADLTRQHILDGNLTEQSKRYFVLQKRLDVESEQVSQLSRKVAQLVPDQEAALGGEGMQLISGFATLEAQLAFQNVQAAGNSGAVSNLQSSVMQLRASLELANPKVRQMSNEQLAGLRDLYFHRALAAELQRQVSLAKSLADQDVQIVLKASAPLEKSGPKRTLIVLLAGLVGLMLAIALIVCKRQWRELSNRFAKNTAA, translated from the coding sequence GTGATTGCATTTCTCGTCTGGGTGGATAATGGGGAGTGTATTTTGGAACGGCAGTCAGCACCCGATGAGTTGAATTTGTTCGATATTATCCTTGTGGCCAAGGAGCAATGGCGTCTGCTGCTGGCGGTGCCGCTATTGCTTGCCGTGCTTGCTGCGGGTATTAGCTTGGCGATGCCAGATCAATATACGGCGAAGGCGTTGGTGAATATTCCTGCGCCGGTAGGAGCGGCTGGCGGCGTCAACATTGTGCAGAGCACGAGTTTATTGGAACAGGCTGTAGAAAAGTTCCAGTTGCAGCGATACTACGCTGTGGAAGATAACCGTAGCGCTTTGTTGGCCTTGTCCAATGTGGTGAAAACTACGGCCGGCAAGGATGGGTTGTTGGAAATTTCGGCAACAGATCGCAATGCCGAGCAGGCTGCTAGGCTTGGAAATTATTTGGCGGATTTGACCAGGCAGCATATCCTCGATGGCAATCTGACTGAGCAAAGCAAGCGTTACTTCGTTTTGCAGAAAAGACTAGACGTGGAGTCCGAGCAGGTTAGCCAGTTGTCTCGGAAGGTGGCGCAATTGGTGCCAGACCAGGAGGCGGCGCTGGGGGGAGAGGGCATGCAGCTCATCAGCGGATTCGCGACGCTGGAGGCGCAGCTTGCTTTTCAGAATGTGCAGGCTGCCGGAAATTCTGGAGCTGTGTCCAATTTGCAGTCCTCCGTGATGCAGTTGCGGGCCAGTCTCGAGTTGGCTAACCCGAAAGTCCGTCAAATGTCCAATGAGCAATTGGCAGGCTTGAGGGACTTGTATTTTCACCGGGCGCTGGCTGCTGAGCTGCAACGGCAGGTCAGTTTGGCCAAATCGTTGGCGGATCAGGATGTTCAGATCGTTTTGAAAGCAAGCGCGCCATTGGAAAAGTCGGGTCCAAAGCGAACGCTGATAGTTTTGCTGGCTGGATTGGTGGGCTTGATGCTCGCAATAGCCCTTATTGTCTGCAAGCGGCAATGGCGTGAATTAAGCAATCGATTTGCCAAGAACACTGCGGCATGA
- the ychF gene encoding redox-regulated ATPase YchF: MSLKCGIVGLPNVGKSTLFNALTKAGIEAANYPFCTIEPNVGIVEVPDHRLGELAKIINPQKIQPAIVEFVDIAGLVAGASKGEGLGNQFLANIRETDAIVNVVRCFDDPNIVHVAGKVDPIADIETILTELALADLSAVEKAIAREGKKAKAGDKDARALIAILEKLVPHLNEGKPARSLGLSDEDKALIKPLCLLTIKPAMYVANVAEDGFSDNPLLAKVEEYAAKEGAPVVALCAAIESEIAELEDADKAEFLETLGLEEPGLDRLIRAGYKLLGLQTYFTAGVKEVRAWTIHVGDTAPQAAGVIHTDFERGFIRAQTISFQDFVTLGGEAKAKEAGKMRAEGKDYVVQDGDVMNFLFNV, from the coding sequence ATGAGTCTGAAATGCGGTATCGTCGGCTTGCCCAATGTCGGCAAGTCCACCCTGTTTAACGCGCTGACCAAGGCCGGCATCGAAGCCGCCAACTACCCGTTCTGCACCATCGAGCCGAACGTAGGCATCGTCGAGGTGCCGGATCACCGCCTGGGCGAGCTGGCCAAGATCATCAACCCGCAGAAAATCCAGCCGGCCATCGTCGAATTCGTCGACATCGCCGGCCTGGTGGCGGGCGCGTCCAAGGGCGAGGGTCTGGGCAACCAGTTCCTGGCCAACATCCGCGAGACCGACGCCATCGTCAACGTGGTGCGTTGCTTCGATGATCCGAACATCGTGCACGTGGCGGGCAAGGTTGACCCGATCGCCGACATCGAGACCATCCTGACCGAGCTGGCGCTGGCCGACCTGTCCGCCGTGGAGAAAGCCATCGCCCGCGAAGGCAAGAAGGCCAAGGCCGGCGACAAGGACGCGCGCGCGCTGATCGCCATCCTGGAAAAACTGGTGCCGCACCTGAACGAAGGCAAGCCGGCGCGCTCGCTGGGCCTGTCCGACGAGGACAAGGCGCTGATCAAGCCGCTGTGCCTGCTGACCATCAAGCCGGCCATGTACGTGGCCAACGTGGCCGAAGACGGCTTCAGCGATAATCCGCTGCTGGCCAAGGTGGAGGAGTACGCCGCCAAGGAAGGCGCGCCGGTCGTCGCGCTGTGCGCGGCCATCGAGTCCGAGATCGCCGAACTGGAAGACGCCGACAAGGCCGAGTTCCTGGAAACGCTGGGCCTGGAAGAGCCGGGTCTGGATCGCCTGATCCGCGCCGGCTACAAGCTGCTGGGCCTGCAAACCTACTTCACCGCCGGCGTGAAGGAAGTGCGCGCCTGGACCATCCATGTGGGCGACACCGCGCCGCAGGCCGCCGGCGTCATCCACACCGACTTCGAGCGCGGCTTCATCCGCGCGCAAACAATCTCCTTCCAGGACTTCGTCACGCTGGGCGGCGAGGCCAAGGCCAAGGAGGCCGGCAAGATGCGCGCCGAAGGCAAGGATTACGTGGTGCAGGACGGCGACGTGATGAACTTCCTGTTCAACGTTTAA
- the pth gene encoding aminoacyl-tRNA hydrolase produces the protein MSGIRLIVGLGNPGPEYEKTRHNAGFWLVDELCWQFKGNWRSEGKFHGDVARIQIEGQDVWLLKPMTYMNLSGQAVLALAHFYKILPDEILVVHDELDLAPGVARFKQGGGHGGHNGLKDIAARLSSPAFWRLRLGIGHPGDKKEVANFVLKKPRAEEQQALDEAVLASLRELPRAVSGKMAEAMKALHTEAK, from the coding sequence ATGTCCGGCATCCGCCTGATTGTCGGCCTGGGCAACCCGGGCCCCGAATACGAAAAGACGCGCCACAATGCCGGTTTCTGGCTGGTGGACGAACTGTGCTGGCAGTTCAAGGGCAACTGGCGCAGCGAAGGCAAATTCCATGGCGATGTCGCCAGGATCCAAATCGAAGGACAGGACGTCTGGCTGCTGAAGCCGATGACCTATATGAACCTGTCCGGCCAGGCCGTGCTGGCGCTGGCGCATTTTTACAAGATACTGCCGGACGAGATCCTGGTCGTGCACGATGAACTGGATCTCGCGCCCGGCGTCGCCCGCTTCAAGCAGGGCGGCGGCCACGGCGGCCACAATGGCCTGAAGGACATCGCGGCGCGTTTGAGCTCGCCGGCTTTCTGGCGCCTCCGGCTCGGCATCGGCCATCCGGGAGACAAGAAGGAAGTAGCCAACTTCGTGCTGAAGAAGCCGCGCGCCGAGGAGCAGCAGGCGCTGGACGAGGCCGTTCTGGCCTCGCTGCGCGAGCTGCCGCGCGCCGTTTCCGGGAAGATGGCCGAGGCGATGAAGGCGCTGCACACCGAAGCCAAGTGA
- the rplY gene encoding 50S ribosomal protein L25, translating into MSYELIAAKRVDLGTGASRRLRRAGKLPAVVYGAGKDAVSLELDHNTLYHAVKHADFHTSVLELVIDGQKEQVKVAAFQMHPYKQQVLHIDFARV; encoded by the coding sequence ATGTCTTACGAACTGATCGCCGCCAAGCGCGTTGACCTGGGTACGGGTGCGAGCCGCCGCCTGCGCCGCGCTGGCAAGCTGCCGGCCGTGGTTTACGGCGCCGGCAAGGATGCCGTTTCCCTGGAACTGGATCACAACACCCTGTACCACGCCGTCAAGCACGCCGACTTCCACACCTCGGTGCTGGAACTGGTGATCGACGGCCAGAAGGAACAGGTTAAGGTTGCCGCGTTCCAGATGCACCCGTACAAACAGCAAGTGCTGCACATCGACTTCGCTCGTGTGTAA
- a CDS encoding ribose-phosphate pyrophosphokinase, with translation MAAYDSLMVFTGTANPELAQNVVKHLDISLGRADVGKFSDGEVAVELLENVRGRDVFILQSTCAPTNDNLMEILTMADALKRASAGRITAAIPYFGYARQDRRPRSARVPISAKLVANMLTSAGIDRVLTVDLHADQIQGFFDIPVDNVYATPVLLKDIRAQRFDDLIVVSPDVGGVVRARAVAKALNTDLAIIDKRRPKANVAEVMNIIGDVSGRTCLIVDDMIDTANTLCKAASALKERGAERVLAYATHAIFSGQAVDRIKNSDIDMVVVTDTIPLTAAAKACPNIRVASIAGLLAETLRRINNEESVSYLFNEELVATGACLP, from the coding sequence ATGGCGGCATACGACAGTTTGATGGTATTTACCGGTACGGCTAATCCGGAACTTGCTCAGAACGTAGTCAAACATTTGGATATTTCGTTGGGACGCGCCGATGTCGGCAAGTTCAGCGACGGCGAAGTGGCGGTGGAACTGCTGGAAAACGTTCGCGGCCGCGACGTTTTCATTCTGCAATCCACCTGTGCGCCGACCAACGACAACCTGATGGAAATCCTGACCATGGCCGACGCGCTCAAGCGCGCTTCCGCCGGTCGGATCACCGCGGCGATTCCGTATTTCGGCTACGCCCGCCAGGATCGCCGTCCGCGTTCCGCCCGCGTGCCGATCTCGGCCAAGCTGGTGGCCAATATGCTGACCAGCGCCGGCATCGACCGCGTGCTCACCGTCGACCTGCATGCCGACCAGATCCAGGGCTTCTTCGACATCCCGGTGGACAACGTGTATGCGACCCCGGTGTTGCTGAAAGACATCCGCGCCCAGCGCTTCGACGATCTGATCGTGGTCAGCCCGGACGTGGGCGGCGTGGTCCGCGCCCGCGCGGTGGCCAAGGCGCTGAACACCGACCTGGCGATCATCGACAAGCGCCGTCCGAAAGCCAATGTGGCCGAAGTGATGAACATCATCGGCGACGTGTCGGGCCGTACCTGCCTGATCGTCGACGACATGATCGACACCGCCAACACGCTGTGCAAGGCGGCCAGCGCTCTGAAGGAGCGCGGCGCCGAGCGCGTGCTGGCCTATGCGACCCACGCCATCTTCTCCGGACAGGCGGTGGATCGCATCAAGAATTCCGACATCGACATGGTGGTGGTGACCGACACCATCCCGTTGACCGCCGCGGCCAAGGCCTGCCCGAACATCCGGGTCGCCTCGATCGCCGGCCTGCTGGCGGAGACGCTGCGCAGGATCAACAACGAAGAATCGGTGTCCTACCTCTTCAATGAGGAACTGGTTGCGACGGGCGCTTGCCTGCCGTGA
- the ispE gene encoding 4-(cytidine 5'-diphospho)-2-C-methyl-D-erythritol kinase, whose protein sequence is MQHPFHSYPAPAKLNLLLHVVGKRPDGYHLLETVFRFIDFGDTLELAVRDDGQIVLLTPTDGVPPEQDLTVRAARLLQRESGCRLGASIKLEKRTPMGGGLGGGSSDAATALIALNRLWGLAWPRERLQALGLQLGADVPVFIFGRNALATGVGEVLEPIPLKPAWYLVIHPQVHVSTIEVFRNFSQTVLTEIGRVGIMRILETTQQRRNDLQSVVEKRFPAVNEVLSELRKYGSPLMTGSGSCVFLEFESKDEADKVYRVLSQKYQGFVAEGLDVHPLFDSAE, encoded by the coding sequence ATGCAGCATCCGTTTCATTCCTACCCGGCTCCGGCCAAGCTCAACCTTCTGCTGCACGTGGTCGGCAAGAGGCCCGACGGCTACCACCTGCTGGAAACGGTGTTCCGTTTCATCGATTTCGGCGATACGCTGGAGTTGGCCGTCCGCGACGACGGCCAGATCGTTCTGCTGACGCCGACCGACGGCGTGCCGCCGGAGCAGGACCTGACGGTCCGCGCCGCGCGCCTGCTGCAGCGGGAAAGCGGCTGCCGTTTGGGCGCCAGCATCAAATTGGAGAAGCGCACGCCGATGGGCGGCGGCCTGGGCGGCGGCAGTTCCGACGCCGCCACCGCGCTGATCGCGCTGAACCGGCTGTGGGGGCTGGCCTGGCCGCGCGAGCGCTTGCAGGCGCTGGGCCTGCAGCTGGGCGCCGACGTGCCGGTTTTCATCTTCGGCCGCAACGCGTTGGCCACCGGCGTCGGCGAGGTGTTGGAGCCGATCCCGCTGAAGCCCGCCTGGTATTTGGTAATTCACCCACAGGTCCATGTGTCGACCATTGAGGTATTCCGAAATTTTTCGCAAACCGTGTTGACAGAGATAGGACGCGTCGGCATAATGCGAATCCTCGAAACAACGCAGCAGCGCAGAAATGACCTGCAAAGCGTTGTAGAGAAAAGATTTCCAGCGGTGAATGAAGTACTGAGCGAGTTGAGAAAATATGGTTCGCCGCTGATGACTGGTTCCGGATCCTGCGTGTTCCTGGAATTCGAGTCGAAAGACGAAGCCGATAAAGTTTACCGGGTGTTGTCGCAAAAATATCAGGGATTTGTAGCGGAAGGACTGGATGTCCACCCCCTGTTCGACAGCGCTGAATAA
- the lolB gene encoding lipoprotein insertase outer membrane protein LolB: protein MIRRVLLLSLALLLAGCANEALFRPKPALESAADAPFSVSGRLSANLDGKGHVANFDWRHLPPRDEVAINSPLGNTVAKVLRDPGGVTLLADGKRWQADDVESLTRQVMGWPLPLSNLVWWIRGLPAPGVESRVDADGNLEQQGWHIRFIRDADVDSDHPKRVEMQREGLTVKVVVQSWQ from the coding sequence TTGATCCGGCGCGTCCTGCTGCTGTCGCTGGCGTTGCTGTTGGCCGGCTGCGCCAACGAGGCGTTGTTCCGGCCCAAGCCGGCGCTGGAGTCGGCCGCAGACGCGCCCTTCAGCGTCAGCGGCCGGCTGTCGGCCAATCTGGACGGCAAGGGCCACGTCGCCAATTTCGACTGGCGGCACCTGCCGCCGCGGGACGAAGTGGCGATCAATTCGCCGCTGGGCAACACCGTGGCCAAGGTGCTGCGCGATCCCGGCGGCGTCACGCTGTTGGCCGACGGCAAGCGCTGGCAGGCGGACGACGTGGAAAGCCTGACCCGGCAGGTGATGGGCTGGCCGCTGCCGCTGTCCAACCTGGTATGGTGGATACGCGGCCTGCCGGCGCCCGGCGTGGAGAGCCGGGTCGACGCCGACGGCAATCTGGAGCAGCAGGGCTGGCACATCCGTTTCATCCGCGACGCCGACGTAGACAGCGACCATCCCAAGCGGGTGGAGATGCAGCGCGAAGGCCTGACCGTCAAGGTGGTGGTGCAGAGCTGGCAGTGA
- a CDS encoding tetratricopeptide repeat protein, which yields MRMKPLKRSLPLLLALLLAACAGVKPPAAQPAQPETKPAAESGPDEAKLPKVALSPEILYGVLAGEIAARRGAAGSAGLTYLDLARETRDPRMAQRAAEFCLLSGQLKPATEALQLWIELDPESLPAREQLFITLMRGGKLAESKPLIEELLRLEPQRAPAIFVQLARLSARQDGGSAPSYRLVQELADRYPDLPEARFAVLAAAADNNDQAAVDRELNRLAGIAPKWDLPVAWQVDRLRRKDINEAADFLQRELARRPDAGLELQIAYPRLLVGAKRFPEARSAFEALLKTHPDNPDLLYATGLLAYQMRDLKTADDRLQRALARQYPEQDFVRYTLGQIAEDDRDAERAGNWYRQVGPGQQYLPAQSRLAMLEAADGRLDEALSRLSGLGGTDQEKVSLALLQSQLAREAKQPRRAYDLLTQALQRQPRSSELLYERSLVSDMLGNAGNAERDLRLILKDKPGDAQALNALGYTLANRTSRYQEAYGYIEKALKAEPDNPVIQDSMGWVQYKLGRLDAARKALEKAYAAMQDPEVGAHLGEVLWKQGRRDEALAVWRKELAQHPGHEVIAETMRRLGAKP from the coding sequence ATGCGAATGAAACCGCTGAAACGATCCTTACCGTTGCTGCTGGCGTTGCTGCTGGCGGCCTGCGCCGGCGTCAAGCCTCCGGCGGCCCAGCCCGCTCAGCCCGAAACCAAACCGGCGGCCGAGTCCGGCCCGGACGAGGCCAAGCTGCCCAAGGTGGCGTTGTCGCCGGAAATCCTTTATGGCGTGCTGGCGGGCGAGATCGCCGCCCGCCGCGGCGCTGCCGGCTCGGCCGGCCTGACCTACCTCGACCTGGCGCGCGAAACCCGCGATCCGCGGATGGCGCAGCGCGCCGCCGAATTCTGCCTGTTGTCCGGCCAGTTGAAGCCGGCGACCGAGGCGCTGCAACTGTGGATAGAGCTGGATCCCGAGTCCCTGCCGGCGCGCGAGCAGCTGTTCATCACGCTGATGCGCGGCGGCAAGCTGGCCGAGAGCAAACCGCTGATCGAAGAGCTGCTGCGGCTGGAGCCGCAGCGCGCGCCCGCGATCTTCGTGCAGTTGGCCAGGCTGAGCGCGCGGCAGGACGGCGGTTCGGCCCCGTCCTATCGGCTGGTGCAGGAATTGGCCGATCGTTACCCCGATCTGCCCGAAGCCCGTTTCGCGGTGCTGGCCGCCGCGGCCGACAATAACGACCAGGCGGCGGTGGACCGCGAATTGAATCGCCTGGCCGGCATCGCGCCCAAGTGGGACCTGCCGGTGGCCTGGCAGGTGGACAGGCTGCGCCGCAAGGACATCAACGAGGCTGCCGATTTTCTGCAGCGGGAGCTGGCGCGCCGCCCGGACGCCGGACTGGAGCTGCAGATCGCCTATCCGCGGCTGCTGGTCGGCGCCAAGCGTTTTCCCGAGGCCCGCTCCGCCTTCGAGGCCTTGCTGAAGACCCATCCGGACAACCCCGACCTGCTGTACGCGACCGGCCTGCTGGCCTACCAGATGCGGGATCTGAAGACCGCGGACGACAGGCTGCAGCGCGCGCTGGCCCGCCAGTATCCGGAGCAGGACTTCGTCCGCTATACGCTGGGCCAGATCGCAGAGGACGACCGCGACGCCGAGCGCGCCGGGAACTGGTACCGCCAGGTGGGGCCGGGGCAGCAATACCTGCCCGCGCAATCGCGGCTGGCGATGCTGGAGGCCGCCGATGGCCGTCTGGACGAGGCCTTGAGCCGGCTGAGCGGGTTGGGCGGCACCGATCAGGAAAAAGTCTCGCTGGCGCTGCTGCAGTCGCAGCTGGCGCGCGAGGCCAAGCAGCCGCGCCGCGCCTACGATCTGCTGACCCAGGCGCTGCAGCGCCAGCCGCGCTCGAGCGAGCTGCTGTACGAGCGCTCGCTGGTGTCCGACATGCTGGGCAACGCCGGCAACGCCGAGCGCGACCTGAGGCTGATACTGAAGGACAAGCCCGGCGACGCTCAGGCGCTGAACGCGCTGGGCTACACCTTGGCCAACCGCACCTCCCGCTATCAGGAAGCCTACGGCTACATCGAAAAAGCGCTGAAGGCCGAACCGGACAATCCGGTGATCCAGGACAGCATGGGTTGGGTGCAATACAAGCTGGGCCGGCTGGACGCGGCGCGCAAGGCGCTGGAAAAGGCCTATGCCGCGATGCAGGACCCGGAAGTGGGCGCCCACCTGGGCGAAGTGCTGTGGAAGCAAGGCCGCCGCGACGAGGCGCTGGCGGTGTGGCGCAAGGAGCTGGCGCAGCACCCCGGGCATGAGGTGATCGCCGAGACGATGCGGCGCCTGGGAGCCAAGCCTTGA